One window from the genome of Mauremys mutica isolate MM-2020 ecotype Southern chromosome 4, ASM2049712v1, whole genome shotgun sequence encodes:
- the LOC123368408 gene encoding acetyl-coenzyme A synthetase 2-like, mitochondrial isoform X2 codes for MAWLLPRACCLKVFCQPSRGPFSSGIAKAWSGGPLTAYMPEAVAFAGSRDHPGLYTVSVEQVDEFWGALGRNRLMWINPFHSVKDCNLQQGWVSWFLGGQLNVAVNCLDRHVHTAPNKVALIWEKDEPGKEVRVTYRELLELTGRLGNTLKRQGVKRGDRVTIYMPPCPLAVASMLACARIGAVHTVVFAGFSSEALADRIRDAQSETVITVNQGLRGGKVIELKQTVDQAVRVCPLVKRVLVSMRTEQKVPMSELDVPLEEEMMKEDVCCEPAVMESEDLLFLLYTSGSTGKPKGLVHSQAGYLLYAAITHKYVFDYHDGDVFGCVADIGWITGHSYVVYGPLCNGGTTVLFESTPVYPNPVGEPINTEAWEWYFNVVGDARCPVVDTWWQTETGGICISPRPSSPGDEILPGMAMRPFFGISPALLDDKGNILTQNNVSGALCISQAWPGMARTIYNDHKRFLETYLMPYPGFFFTGDGAYRSSQGYYQLTGRLDDVINVSGHRLGTAELEDIVNQHRAVAESAVIGFPHEIKGEGAYVFIVLKKGTDVSQERLSNELKELVSKKIAKYASPEYVQVTKRLPKTRSGKIMRRVLKKIVEDKADELGDLTTLDDHEAVEEIIEGHKRLLQEEQGQ; via the exons ATGGCCTGGCTGCTTCCCAGGGCTTGCTGCCTAAAAGTCTTCTGTCAGCCCTCTAGAGGACCCTTTTCTTCTGGAATAGCTAAAGCTTGGAGCGGTGGGCCCCTGACTGCATATATGCCGGAAGCTGTAGCATTCGCTGGATCAAGGGACCACCCAGGGCTGTACACGGTGTCAGTGGAGCAGGTAGATGAATTCTGGGGAGCTCTAGGGAGAAACCGACTCATGTGGATTAATCCTTTTCACTCTGTCAAAGACTGTAATCTACAGCAGGGCTGGGTGTCCTGGTTCCTGGGAGGACAACTGAATGTAGCAG TGAATTGTCTGGATCGACATGTCCACACAGCCCCAAACAAAGTGGCCCTGATCTGGGagaaagatgagcctgggaaagAAGTCCGGGTTACATACAG AGAACTGCTTGAGTTGACCGGCCGTCTGGGAAACACCTTGAAACGACAGGGAGTGAAAAGAGGTGACCGAGTCACCATCTACATGCCCCCATGCCCTCTGGCTGTGGCAAGCATGCTAGCCTGTGCCCGGATAGGAGCCGTACACACTGTGGTATTTGCCGGATTCAGCTCCGAGGCTCTAGCTGACAGGATCCGGGATG CGCAGTCAGAGACAGTGATCACTGTGAACCAGGGGCTGAGGGGAGGCAAGGTTATTGAGCTGAAGCAGACAGTGGACCAGGCCGTGCGTGTGTGCCCGCTGGTGAAGCGAGTTCTGGTTTCCATGAGGACTGAGCAGAAGGTTCCCATGTCAGAGCTGGATGTGCCACTGGAGGAG GAAATGATGAAAGAGGACGTATGCTGTGAGCCTGCTGTCATGGAGAGTGAAGACTTGCTGTTCCTTCTCTACACATCAGGCAGTACTGGCAAACCCAAGGGGCTGGTCCACTCCCAGGCAGGATACTTGCTCTATGCTGCCATCACACACAAG TATGTGTTTGATTACCACGATGGGGACGTCTTTGGCTGCGTGGCAGACATCGGTTGGATCACAGGGCACAGTTACGTGGTGTACGGCCCTCTGTGCAATGGAGGTACCACCGTCCTTTTTGAGAGCACTCCAGTGTACCCCAATCCTG TGGGAGAACCCATCAACACAGAAGCGTGGGAGTGGTACTTCAATGTGGTTGGCGATGCACGGTGCCCAGTAGTTGACACATGGTGGCAAACTG AAACAGGAGGCATCTGTATCTCTCCCCGTCCATCCAGCCCCGGAGATGAGATTCTTCCAGGCATGGCCATGAGACCATTCTTTGGGATCAGCCCTGCCCTCCTGGATGACAAG GGAAACATCCTAACACAGAACAATGTCTCTGGAGCCCTCTGCATCTCTCAGGCCTGGCCAGGAATGGCACGGACCATTTACAATGACCACAAGAGATTTCTGGAAACCTACTTGATGCCTTACCCAG GATTTTTCTTCACGGGAGATGGAGCCTATCGTTCCAGCCAAGGATATTACCAGCTGACAGGACGTCTGGATGATGTCATCAACGTTAGCGGGCACAGGCTAGGCACTGCAGAGCTGGAAGATATTGTG AATCAGCACAGAGCGGTGGCAGAGTCAGCAGTGATCGGTTTCCCTCATGAGATCAAAGGAGAAG GAGCGTATGTGTTCATTGTGCTGAAGAAGGGGACTGATGTCTCTCAGGAGAGGCTGAGCAATGAACTCAAGGAGTTGGTCTCAAAGAAGATTGCTAAATACGCAAGCCCTGAATATGTTCAG GTCACAAAGCGGCTACCCAAGACCCGTTCAGGTAAGATTATGCGCCGTGTCCTGAAGAAGATTGTAGAGGACAAGGCAGATGAGCTTGGGGATCTGACCACCTTAGATGACCACGAGGCCGTGGAGGAGATCATCGAGGGGCACAAGCGCCTcctgcaggaggagcagggccAGTAA
- the LOC123368408 gene encoding acetyl-coenzyme A synthetase 2-like, mitochondrial isoform X1, whose amino-acid sequence MAWLLPRACCLKVFCQPSRGPFSSGIAKAWSGGPLTAYMPEAVAFAGSRDHPGLYTVSVEQVDEFWGALGRNRLMWINPFHSVKDCNLQQGWVSWFLGGQLNVAVNCLDRHVHTAPNKVALIWEKDEPGKEVRVTYRELLELTGRLGNTLKRQGVKRGDRVTIYMPPCPLAVASMLACARIGAVHTVVFAGFSSEALADRIRDAQSETVITVNQGLRGGKVIELKQTVDQAVRVCPLVKRVLVSMRTEQKVPMSELDVPLEEEMMKEDVCCEPAVMESEDLLFLLYTSGSTGKPKGLVHSQAGYLLYAAITHKYVFDYHDGDVFGCVADIGWITGHSYVVYGPLCNGGTTVLFESTPVYPNPGRYWETVERLRINQFYGAPTAIRLLLRYGDEWVKRYDRSSLKILGSVGEPINTEAWEWYFNVVGDARCPVVDTWWQTETGGICISPRPSSPGDEILPGMAMRPFFGISPALLDDKGNILTQNNVSGALCISQAWPGMARTIYNDHKRFLETYLMPYPGFFFTGDGAYRSSQGYYQLTGRLDDVINVSGHRLGTAELEDIVNQHRAVAESAVIGFPHEIKGEGAYVFIVLKKGTDVSQERLSNELKELVSKKIAKYASPEYVQVTKRLPKTRSGKIMRRVLKKIVEDKADELGDLTTLDDHEAVEEIIEGHKRLLQEEQGQ is encoded by the exons ATGGCCTGGCTGCTTCCCAGGGCTTGCTGCCTAAAAGTCTTCTGTCAGCCCTCTAGAGGACCCTTTTCTTCTGGAATAGCTAAAGCTTGGAGCGGTGGGCCCCTGACTGCATATATGCCGGAAGCTGTAGCATTCGCTGGATCAAGGGACCACCCAGGGCTGTACACGGTGTCAGTGGAGCAGGTAGATGAATTCTGGGGAGCTCTAGGGAGAAACCGACTCATGTGGATTAATCCTTTTCACTCTGTCAAAGACTGTAATCTACAGCAGGGCTGGGTGTCCTGGTTCCTGGGAGGACAACTGAATGTAGCAG TGAATTGTCTGGATCGACATGTCCACACAGCCCCAAACAAAGTGGCCCTGATCTGGGagaaagatgagcctgggaaagAAGTCCGGGTTACATACAG AGAACTGCTTGAGTTGACCGGCCGTCTGGGAAACACCTTGAAACGACAGGGAGTGAAAAGAGGTGACCGAGTCACCATCTACATGCCCCCATGCCCTCTGGCTGTGGCAAGCATGCTAGCCTGTGCCCGGATAGGAGCCGTACACACTGTGGTATTTGCCGGATTCAGCTCCGAGGCTCTAGCTGACAGGATCCGGGATG CGCAGTCAGAGACAGTGATCACTGTGAACCAGGGGCTGAGGGGAGGCAAGGTTATTGAGCTGAAGCAGACAGTGGACCAGGCCGTGCGTGTGTGCCCGCTGGTGAAGCGAGTTCTGGTTTCCATGAGGACTGAGCAGAAGGTTCCCATGTCAGAGCTGGATGTGCCACTGGAGGAG GAAATGATGAAAGAGGACGTATGCTGTGAGCCTGCTGTCATGGAGAGTGAAGACTTGCTGTTCCTTCTCTACACATCAGGCAGTACTGGCAAACCCAAGGGGCTGGTCCACTCCCAGGCAGGATACTTGCTCTATGCTGCCATCACACACAAG TATGTGTTTGATTACCACGATGGGGACGTCTTTGGCTGCGTGGCAGACATCGGTTGGATCACAGGGCACAGTTACGTGGTGTACGGCCCTCTGTGCAATGGAGGTACCACCGTCCTTTTTGAGAGCACTCCAGTGTACCCCAATCCTG GGCGTTACTGGGAAACAGTGGAGAGGTTACGAATTAATCAGTTCTATGGAGCACCCACAGCAATTCGCTTGCTGCTGAGATATGGGGACGAGTGGGTAAAGAGATACGACAGATCTTCCCTCAAGATCCTTGGATCAG TGGGAGAACCCATCAACACAGAAGCGTGGGAGTGGTACTTCAATGTGGTTGGCGATGCACGGTGCCCAGTAGTTGACACATGGTGGCAAACTG AAACAGGAGGCATCTGTATCTCTCCCCGTCCATCCAGCCCCGGAGATGAGATTCTTCCAGGCATGGCCATGAGACCATTCTTTGGGATCAGCCCTGCCCTCCTGGATGACAAG GGAAACATCCTAACACAGAACAATGTCTCTGGAGCCCTCTGCATCTCTCAGGCCTGGCCAGGAATGGCACGGACCATTTACAATGACCACAAGAGATTTCTGGAAACCTACTTGATGCCTTACCCAG GATTTTTCTTCACGGGAGATGGAGCCTATCGTTCCAGCCAAGGATATTACCAGCTGACAGGACGTCTGGATGATGTCATCAACGTTAGCGGGCACAGGCTAGGCACTGCAGAGCTGGAAGATATTGTG AATCAGCACAGAGCGGTGGCAGAGTCAGCAGTGATCGGTTTCCCTCATGAGATCAAAGGAGAAG GAGCGTATGTGTTCATTGTGCTGAAGAAGGGGACTGATGTCTCTCAGGAGAGGCTGAGCAATGAACTCAAGGAGTTGGTCTCAAAGAAGATTGCTAAATACGCAAGCCCTGAATATGTTCAG GTCACAAAGCGGCTACCCAAGACCCGTTCAGGTAAGATTATGCGCCGTGTCCTGAAGAAGATTGTAGAGGACAAGGCAGATGAGCTTGGGGATCTGACCACCTTAGATGACCACGAGGCCGTGGAGGAGATCATCGAGGGGCACAAGCGCCTcctgcaggaggagcagggccAGTAA
- the LOC123368408 gene encoding acetyl-coenzyme A synthetase 2-like, mitochondrial isoform X3: protein MSLGKKSGLHTAQSETVITVNQGLRGGKVIELKQTVDQAVRVCPLVKRVLVSMRTEQKVPMSELDVPLEEEMMKEDVCCEPAVMESEDLLFLLYTSGSTGKPKGLVHSQAGYLLYAAITHKYVFDYHDGDVFGCVADIGWITGHSYVVYGPLCNGGTTVLFESTPVYPNPGRYWETVERLRINQFYGAPTAIRLLLRYGDEWVKRYDRSSLKILGSVGEPINTEAWEWYFNVVGDARCPVVDTWWQTETGGICISPRPSSPGDEILPGMAMRPFFGISPALLDDKGNILTQNNVSGALCISQAWPGMARTIYNDHKRFLETYLMPYPGFFFTGDGAYRSSQGYYQLTGRLDDVINVSGHRLGTAELEDIVNQHRAVAESAVIGFPHEIKGEGAYVFIVLKKGTDVSQERLSNELKELVSKKIAKYASPEYVQVTKRLPKTRSGKIMRRVLKKIVEDKADELGDLTTLDDHEAVEEIIEGHKRLLQEEQGQ from the exons atgagcctgggaaagAAGTCCGGGTTACATACAG CGCAGTCAGAGACAGTGATCACTGTGAACCAGGGGCTGAGGGGAGGCAAGGTTATTGAGCTGAAGCAGACAGTGGACCAGGCCGTGCGTGTGTGCCCGCTGGTGAAGCGAGTTCTGGTTTCCATGAGGACTGAGCAGAAGGTTCCCATGTCAGAGCTGGATGTGCCACTGGAGGAG GAAATGATGAAAGAGGACGTATGCTGTGAGCCTGCTGTCATGGAGAGTGAAGACTTGCTGTTCCTTCTCTACACATCAGGCAGTACTGGCAAACCCAAGGGGCTGGTCCACTCCCAGGCAGGATACTTGCTCTATGCTGCCATCACACACAAG TATGTGTTTGATTACCACGATGGGGACGTCTTTGGCTGCGTGGCAGACATCGGTTGGATCACAGGGCACAGTTACGTGGTGTACGGCCCTCTGTGCAATGGAGGTACCACCGTCCTTTTTGAGAGCACTCCAGTGTACCCCAATCCTG GGCGTTACTGGGAAACAGTGGAGAGGTTACGAATTAATCAGTTCTATGGAGCACCCACAGCAATTCGCTTGCTGCTGAGATATGGGGACGAGTGGGTAAAGAGATACGACAGATCTTCCCTCAAGATCCTTGGATCAG TGGGAGAACCCATCAACACAGAAGCGTGGGAGTGGTACTTCAATGTGGTTGGCGATGCACGGTGCCCAGTAGTTGACACATGGTGGCAAACTG AAACAGGAGGCATCTGTATCTCTCCCCGTCCATCCAGCCCCGGAGATGAGATTCTTCCAGGCATGGCCATGAGACCATTCTTTGGGATCAGCCCTGCCCTCCTGGATGACAAG GGAAACATCCTAACACAGAACAATGTCTCTGGAGCCCTCTGCATCTCTCAGGCCTGGCCAGGAATGGCACGGACCATTTACAATGACCACAAGAGATTTCTGGAAACCTACTTGATGCCTTACCCAG GATTTTTCTTCACGGGAGATGGAGCCTATCGTTCCAGCCAAGGATATTACCAGCTGACAGGACGTCTGGATGATGTCATCAACGTTAGCGGGCACAGGCTAGGCACTGCAGAGCTGGAAGATATTGTG AATCAGCACAGAGCGGTGGCAGAGTCAGCAGTGATCGGTTTCCCTCATGAGATCAAAGGAGAAG GAGCGTATGTGTTCATTGTGCTGAAGAAGGGGACTGATGTCTCTCAGGAGAGGCTGAGCAATGAACTCAAGGAGTTGGTCTCAAAGAAGATTGCTAAATACGCAAGCCCTGAATATGTTCAG GTCACAAAGCGGCTACCCAAGACCCGTTCAGGTAAGATTATGCGCCGTGTCCTGAAGAAGATTGTAGAGGACAAGGCAGATGAGCTTGGGGATCTGACCACCTTAGATGACCACGAGGCCGTGGAGGAGATCATCGAGGGGCACAAGCGCCTcctgcaggaggagcagggccAGTAA